A stretch of Sinorhizobium meliloti DNA encodes these proteins:
- a CDS encoding 5-formyltetrahydrofolate cyclo-ligase, translated as MSPRDLKAALRKERLALRDAMPAEVRIEASLAMADHAGDIIALDPGHVVSGFWPIRSEADVRPLMVRLRDRGARLCLPVILDSKDIVFRELLDGIAVVETGFGTTGPGPDAPEVDPDIMLVPLSAFDAVGHRIGYGAGYYDRAIERLRRKGHMPRLIGIAFDCQEVASVPAEPHDVALDAVLTESGFRHFRAG; from the coding sequence ATGTCACCCAGGGATTTGAAGGCAGCGTTGAGGAAGGAGCGGCTGGCGCTCCGCGATGCGATGCCGGCGGAAGTGCGGATCGAGGCGAGCCTTGCCATGGCCGATCATGCCGGCGACATTATCGCGCTCGATCCGGGACATGTCGTCTCGGGCTTCTGGCCGATCCGTTCGGAGGCCGACGTCCGGCCGCTGATGGTGCGGCTCAGGGATCGCGGTGCGCGCCTCTGCCTGCCGGTGATCCTGGACAGCAAGGACATCGTTTTCCGGGAACTGCTCGACGGCATCGCAGTCGTCGAAACCGGTTTCGGCACCACCGGTCCCGGCCCCGATGCGCCGGAAGTCGATCCGGACATCATGCTCGTACCGCTTTCGGCCTTCGATGCCGTGGGCCATCGGATCGGCTACGGCGCCGGCTATTATGATCGGGCGATCGAGCGGCTGCGTCGCAAAGGCCACATGCCGCGCCTGATCGGGATTGCATTCGACTGCCAGGAAGTGGCATCAGTGCCGGCTGAACCGCACGACGTGGCGCTGGACGCCGTATTGACGGAGAGCGGTTTTCGGCATTTCAGAGCGGGATGA
- a CDS encoding TIGR00282 family metallophosphoesterase has translation MRLLFLGDMVGKTGRMAVWERLPGLVSDLKLDFVIVNGENAAGGFGITEDIFLETISAGADVVTTGNHVWDQKEAVVFCERHDQFLRPANYPAGTPGRGSNLFFARNGARVLVANVMGRVFMHPELDDPFKTAEAILDACPLGEQADAVVFDFHAEATSEKQCFGHFVDGRASLVVGTHTHVPTADHQILNGGTGYMSDAGMCGDYDSSLGMDKEEPLNRFISKMPKGRFEAASGPATICGVGIEISDRTGLAEKIAPLRIGPRLAETIPQFWV, from the coding sequence ATGCGACTTCTGTTTCTGGGGGATATGGTGGGCAAGACGGGCCGCATGGCCGTCTGGGAGCGCCTCCCGGGACTCGTGAGCGATCTCAAGCTCGACTTCGTCATCGTCAATGGCGAGAACGCAGCCGGCGGGTTCGGCATCACCGAAGACATCTTTCTCGAGACGATCAGCGCCGGCGCCGATGTAGTGACCACCGGCAATCACGTCTGGGATCAGAAGGAGGCGGTGGTCTTCTGCGAGCGGCACGATCAGTTCCTGCGGCCGGCAAACTATCCTGCGGGGACGCCGGGTCGCGGTTCCAATCTTTTCTTCGCGCGAAACGGCGCACGCGTTCTGGTTGCCAATGTCATGGGGCGGGTCTTCATGCATCCCGAGCTCGACGATCCCTTCAAGACGGCCGAGGCGATCCTTGACGCCTGCCCGCTCGGCGAGCAGGCCGATGCAGTCGTCTTCGATTTTCACGCGGAGGCGACGAGCGAGAAGCAATGCTTCGGCCACTTCGTCGACGGGCGTGCCAGCCTGGTGGTCGGCACGCACACCCATGTGCCGACGGCGGACCATCAGATACTCAACGGTGGCACCGGCTATATGAGCGATGCCGGCATGTGCGGCGACTACGACTCGTCCTTGGGGATGGACAAGGAAGAGCCGCTCAACCGGTTCATCTCGAAGATGCCCAAGGGCCGCTTCGAAGCGGCATCCGGCCCGGCGACCATCTGCGGCGTCGGGATCGAGATTTCGGACCGGACGGGATTGGCGGAGAAGATCGCGCCGCTCAGGATCGGCCCGCGTCTGGCCGAGACGATCCCGCAATTCTGGGTTTGA
- a CDS encoding efflux RND transporter periplasmic adaptor subunit, with translation MLRKWRLPAIAGVFVSLLVSAPAVAQDAQMPTVTVAKPVVRDVIDADEFIGRFEAVDEVSIRARVGGYLDQVFFTDGAMVKKGDKLFVIDQRPFRTALSQAEASLEAARSTLVFAETTFKRTESLAGTGTLSVSRLDDDRRALLSAQANVRGAEAAVERARLDLDYTTITAPLSGRVDRRLISPGNLVQADQTVLTTIVSLDPIDFYFDVDERRLLSYARTARERGSALQEGAGSIPVLVTIADANEPPFEGKLDFAENRVDNETGTMRVRARFANPKFVLQPGLFGRVEVEGSNTYRAVLVPDEAIAADQNERIVYVVGEDGSVATKPVRLGPRLHGYRVIRSGLTGDETVVVNGLMRVRPGVKVKPELVVLPPEAAQSAENAQ, from the coding sequence ATGTTGCGAAAGTGGCGTCTGCCGGCCATCGCCGGCGTATTCGTCTCCCTTCTCGTTTCGGCACCGGCGGTCGCGCAGGACGCGCAAATGCCGACGGTGACCGTTGCCAAGCCGGTCGTGCGCGACGTCATCGACGCCGACGAATTCATCGGCCGCTTCGAGGCGGTCGACGAGGTTTCGATCCGCGCGCGGGTCGGGGGCTATCTCGATCAGGTCTTCTTCACCGACGGTGCCATGGTGAAGAAGGGCGACAAGCTCTTCGTCATCGACCAGCGGCCGTTCCGCACCGCTCTTTCCCAGGCGGAAGCCTCGCTCGAGGCAGCGCGATCGACGCTCGTCTTCGCGGAGACCACGTTCAAGCGAACGGAATCGCTCGCCGGAACCGGCACGCTCTCCGTGTCCAGGCTCGACGACGACCGCCGGGCGCTGCTCTCGGCACAGGCGAATGTACGCGGCGCCGAGGCGGCGGTTGAGCGGGCCAGGCTCGATCTCGATTACACCACCATCACCGCGCCGCTGAGCGGCCGCGTCGACCGGCGGCTCATCTCCCCGGGCAATCTCGTCCAGGCGGACCAGACGGTACTGACGACGATCGTCTCGCTCGATCCGATCGATTTCTATTTCGATGTCGACGAGCGCCGGCTGCTTTCCTATGCGCGGACGGCGCGGGAACGCGGCAGCGCGCTGCAGGAAGGGGCCGGCTCCATCCCGGTGCTCGTCACGATCGCCGACGCCAACGAGCCGCCTTTCGAAGGCAAGCTCGATTTCGCCGAGAACCGGGTCGACAACGAGACCGGCACGATGCGGGTGCGCGCCCGCTTTGCGAACCCCAAATTCGTCCTGCAGCCCGGCCTGTTCGGGCGTGTGGAAGTCGAAGGCTCGAATACCTATCGAGCGGTTCTCGTCCCTGACGAGGCAATCGCTGCCGACCAGAACGAACGCATCGTCTACGTGGTCGGCGAGGATGGCAGCGTCGCCACCAAACCGGTCCGTCTTGGCCCGAGGCTCCACGGTTACAGGGTCATCCGCAGCGGCTTGACGGGGGACGAGACAGTCGTCGTCAACGGCCTCATGCGCGTCCGGCCGGGGGTGAAGGTCAAGCCCGAACTCGTCGTCCTGCCCCCCGAGGCCGCGCAATCGGCGGAGAATGCCCAATGA
- a CDS encoding efflux RND transporter permease subunit codes for MRFAHFFVDRPIFASVLSIVLLIVGSIAYFQLPVAQYPEIAPPTIVVRASYPGADAETVANTVATPLEQEINGVENMLYMSSYATADGSMALTITFKLGTDLDQAQVLVQNRVSIAEPRLPEEVRRIGVTTTKSSPDLMMVVHLLSPNDRYDQLYVSNYARTRIRDILVRLDGVGDVLLFGEREYALRIWLDPQKLSAYGMTAGDVVSALREQNVQVSGGSIGGPPMSSDSAFQYTVTTDGRFSDARQFRYVIVKATEEGRLVQLQDVARIELGAREYVTNSYLNGSPAVALGIFSRPGSNALAAADAIQATMTELSRDFPEGLEYRIIYNPTEFISESIDEVYKTIAEAALLVALVVIVFLQSWRTAIIPIVAIPVSLVGTFALLYAFGFSLNMLTLFGLVLAIGIVVDDAIVVVENVERNLARGMTPREAAHVTMDEVGAAVIAISLVLTAVFVPTAFIPGIAGQFYLQFAVTIAVATVISAVNSLTLSPALAAILLRPHENHDHESRNPLTRLGRGFANGFNRGFDRMADGYAWTVRHLVRTRIALAGALLVFVALLGATWYMAQVVPRGFIPTMDQGYAIVVIQLPDGASLERTDKVVRRASEMIREVPGVKDAVAFAGFNGATFTNASNSGVIFTPFDSFEERLEQKQSAEQIIGQIFGAMQGIQEAFIIAVPPPSVRGIGNSGGFKMQIMDRQSADMRRALGLAYQMMGAANQTEGLTGVFTTFTASSPQFFLAIDRDKARALNVPIPNIFETLSINLGTSYVNDFNAFGRVYQVRAQADQQFRLEREDILALKVRSASGALVPLGTLVEIRDTSGPALVQRYNMYVSVPVQGNPAPGVSTGSALDKMEALAGQILPQGTTFEWTELALQERQTGNTAVFIFALSVVFVFLALSAQYESWVLPLAIILIVPLAVLAALLGVSIRGFDNNVLTQIGLIVLIGLAAKNAILIVEFARQGEEEGKTPIEAAIDASRLRLRPILMTAFAFILGVVPLVIATGPGAEMRQSLGTAVFAGMLGVTFLGLFLTPVFYVALRSLRRKPAPAAVPAPAPGE; via the coding sequence ATGAGGTTCGCGCATTTCTTTGTCGACAGACCGATCTTCGCATCGGTGCTATCGATCGTTCTGCTGATCGTCGGCAGCATCGCCTATTTTCAGCTTCCGGTGGCGCAGTATCCGGAGATCGCACCGCCAACCATCGTCGTGCGCGCCTCCTATCCGGGCGCGGATGCGGAGACCGTCGCCAATACCGTTGCTACCCCGCTCGAGCAGGAGATCAACGGCGTGGAGAACATGCTCTACATGTCCTCCTATGCCACCGCTGACGGTTCGATGGCGCTGACGATCACCTTCAAGCTCGGGACCGATCTCGATCAGGCACAGGTGCTGGTGCAGAATCGTGTTTCGATCGCCGAGCCCCGGCTTCCCGAGGAAGTCCGGCGCATCGGCGTCACCACGACGAAGAGCTCGCCGGATCTGATGATGGTCGTTCATCTGCTTTCGCCGAACGACCGCTACGACCAGCTTTATGTTTCCAACTACGCCCGCACGCGCATCCGCGACATATTGGTCCGGCTGGACGGAGTCGGCGACGTTCTTCTTTTCGGCGAGCGTGAATATGCGCTGCGCATCTGGCTCGACCCGCAGAAGCTCTCCGCCTACGGCATGACCGCAGGCGATGTCGTTTCCGCGCTGCGCGAGCAGAACGTCCAGGTCTCGGGCGGCTCCATCGGTGGTCCGCCGATGTCGAGCGACAGCGCCTTTCAGTATACGGTGACCACCGACGGCCGCTTCAGCGACGCTCGTCAGTTCCGCTACGTCATCGTCAAAGCGACCGAAGAAGGCAGGCTCGTCCAGTTGCAGGACGTCGCCCGCATCGAGCTCGGTGCGCGCGAATACGTGACCAACAGCTATCTCAACGGCAGCCCCGCCGTCGCGCTCGGCATCTTCTCCCGCCCCGGCAGCAATGCGCTCGCTGCGGCCGATGCGATCCAGGCGACGATGACCGAACTTTCGCGAGATTTTCCCGAAGGACTCGAATACAGGATCATCTACAATCCGACGGAATTCATCTCGGAATCCATCGACGAGGTCTACAAGACCATTGCGGAAGCCGCGCTTCTCGTCGCCCTGGTCGTGATCGTGTTCCTGCAGTCGTGGCGCACGGCGATCATTCCCATCGTCGCCATCCCCGTTTCGCTCGTCGGCACATTCGCGCTTCTCTATGCCTTCGGTTTTTCGCTGAACATGCTGACGCTTTTCGGTCTGGTCCTCGCGATCGGCATCGTGGTCGACGACGCGATCGTCGTTGTCGAGAACGTCGAGCGCAACCTCGCGCGCGGGATGACGCCGCGCGAGGCGGCGCATGTGACGATGGACGAGGTGGGCGCCGCGGTTATCGCGATCTCGCTCGTCCTGACGGCTGTGTTCGTGCCGACCGCGTTCATTCCCGGTATTGCCGGGCAGTTCTACCTGCAATTCGCGGTGACGATCGCAGTCGCGACGGTGATCTCCGCGGTCAATTCCCTGACGCTCTCGCCGGCGCTTGCCGCAATCCTGTTGCGGCCGCACGAGAACCACGACCATGAGAGCCGCAATCCCCTGACGCGGCTCGGCCGCGGGTTTGCCAACGGCTTCAACCGCGGCTTCGACCGCATGGCCGATGGCTATGCATGGACGGTGCGCCACCTCGTCAGGACGCGGATCGCGCTGGCCGGGGCGCTCCTCGTCTTCGTCGCCCTGCTCGGAGCCACCTGGTACATGGCGCAGGTCGTGCCCCGCGGCTTCATACCCACGATGGACCAGGGCTATGCCATCGTCGTCATTCAGCTTCCGGACGGCGCCTCTCTCGAGCGCACCGATAAGGTCGTCCGGCGGGCCTCGGAGATGATCCGCGAGGTACCCGGCGTCAAGGATGCAGTCGCCTTTGCCGGTTTCAACGGCGCGACCTTCACCAATGCATCCAATTCCGGCGTGATCTTCACGCCCTTCGACAGCTTCGAGGAACGCCTCGAGCAAAAGCAGAGTGCTGAACAGATCATCGGCCAGATCTTCGGTGCCATGCAAGGCATTCAGGAGGCTTTCATCATCGCCGTTCCGCCACCCTCCGTGCGAGGCATCGGCAATTCGGGCGGCTTCAAGATGCAGATCATGGACCGGCAGAGCGCCGACATGCGCCGCGCGCTCGGGCTCGCCTATCAGATGATGGGAGCGGCCAACCAGACGGAGGGGCTGACCGGCGTCTTCACCACATTCACGGCCTCCAGCCCGCAATTCTTCCTGGCGATCGACCGCGACAAGGCGCGGGCCCTGAACGTCCCGATCCCCAATATCTTCGAGACGCTCTCGATCAATCTGGGGACGTCCTACGTCAACGATTTCAACGCCTTCGGCCGCGTCTATCAGGTCCGCGCCCAGGCCGACCAGCAATTCCGGCTGGAGCGGGAGGACATACTCGCGCTCAAGGTACGCTCCGCCTCGGGCGCCCTGGTGCCGCTCGGAACGCTCGTCGAAATCCGCGATACGAGCGGACCGGCGCTCGTCCAGCGCTACAACATGTATGTTTCGGTCCCCGTTCAGGGCAATCCCGCGCCGGGCGTCTCGACGGGCAGCGCCCTCGACAAGATGGAAGCGCTTGCAGGTCAGATCCTGCCGCAGGGCACGACCTTCGAATGGACGGAACTCGCTTTGCAGGAGCGCCAGACCGGCAACACTGCGGTCTTCATCTTCGCTCTTTCGGTGGTCTTCGTCTTCCTGGCGCTCTCGGCGCAATATGAAAGCTGGGTGCTGCCGCTGGCCATCATCCTGATCGTGCCGCTTGCCGTCCTCGCGGCACTTCTCGGCGTTTCGATCCGGGGCTTCGACAACAATGTGCTGACCCAGATCGGGCTCATCGTCCTTATCGGTCTTGCCGCCAAGAACGCGATCCTCATCGTGGAATTCGCCCGCCAGGGCGAGGAGGAGGGCAAGACGCCGATCGAGGCGGCGATCGATGCGAGCCGGCTCAGGCTGCGGCCGATCCTGATGACCGCTTTCGCCTTCATTCTCGGCGTCGTGCCACTGGTCATCGCCACGGGGCCCGGCGCCGAAATGCGCCAGTCTCTCGGTACCGCGGTCTTTGCCGGCATGCTCGGGGTCACCTTCCTCGGCCTGTTCCTGACGCCGGTCTTCTACGTGGCCCTGCGCTCCCTGCGCCGCAAGCCCGCACCGGCGGCTGTGCCGGCGCCGGCGCCGGGAGAGTGA
- a CDS encoding MBL fold metallo-hydrolase, whose product MLLRYLAYTLTVIWLIHALWPTPAHAQQAKAHVSQCQAIAAATPAATFASFSAADATPVASADTSEVTITFLGHSTFLIETPGGVSIATDYNGWFRTPSPPTVVTMNRAHSSHYTLAPDPAIAHVLHGWGDNGEPADHDLVVGDAYIRNVTTDIRSGFEGMERDGNSIFIFEIAGLCIGHLGHLHHELDESHYRQIGRLDVLMVPVDGGLTMGAESMSRVVSRLRSALILPMHRPMTNDFLAMFGDDFDKRFATEPSVKVSLRSLPSRPLIYVLQGV is encoded by the coding sequence ATGCTGCTGCGATACCTTGCCTACACCCTGACCGTCATCTGGCTCATCCATGCGCTCTGGCCGACACCGGCTCACGCGCAGCAGGCGAAAGCCCATGTGAGCCAATGCCAGGCGATCGCGGCAGCCACGCCGGCGGCGACGTTCGCCAGCTTCTCGGCCGCCGATGCCACTCCGGTGGCGTCGGCCGACACGAGCGAGGTGACGATCACCTTTCTCGGCCATTCGACCTTCCTGATCGAAACGCCGGGCGGGGTTTCGATCGCCACGGACTACAACGGCTGGTTCCGGACCCCATCGCCGCCTACGGTGGTGACGATGAACAGGGCCCATTCCAGCCACTACACCCTGGCGCCTGATCCGGCGATCGCGCATGTCCTGCATGGCTGGGGCGACAATGGCGAGCCGGCGGATCATGACCTCGTCGTCGGCGACGCCTATATCCGCAATGTGACGACGGATATCCGTTCAGGCTTCGAGGGCATGGAACGGGACGGCAATTCGATCTTCATTTTCGAGATTGCCGGGCTCTGTATCGGCCATCTCGGCCATCTGCACCACGAGCTCGACGAAAGCCATTACCGGCAGATCGGCCGGCTCGACGTGCTCATGGTGCCGGTGGACGGCGGGCTGACGATGGGCGCGGAGAGCATGAGCCGTGTCGTCTCGCGGCTGCGCTCGGCGCTGATCCTGCCGATGCACAGGCCGATGACCAACGACTTTCTGGCGATGTTCGGCGATGACTTCGACAAGCGCTTCGCCACGGAGCCTTCCGTGAAGGTGTCGCTGCGTTCCCTGCCGAGCAGACCGCTCATCTATGTCCTGCAGGGCGTTTGA
- a CDS encoding YebC/PmpR family DNA-binding transcriptional regulator has product MAGHSQFKNIMHRKGRQDAVRSKMFSKLAREITVAAKTGLPDPTMNPRLRLAIQNAKAQSMPKDNIERAVKKAAGGDAENYEEVRYEGYGPGGVAVIVEALTDNRNRTASNVRSTFTKAGGALGETGSVSFSFDRVGEITYKLSAGDADKVMEAAIEAGADDVETDEEGHTITCGFEDIGEVSKALEGALGEAETVKAVWKPQNTVPVDEEKAQSLMKLIDNLEDDDDVQNVYSNFEVSDEVLAKLSA; this is encoded by the coding sequence ATGGCTGGCCATTCACAGTTCAAGAACATCATGCACCGCAAGGGCCGTCAGGATGCGGTGCGCTCCAAAATGTTTTCCAAGCTCGCGCGCGAAATCACCGTCGCAGCAAAAACCGGTCTTCCCGACCCGACGATGAATCCGCGTCTGCGTCTGGCGATCCAGAACGCCAAGGCGCAGTCGATGCCGAAGGACAATATCGAGCGCGCGGTCAAGAAGGCTGCGGGCGGCGATGCCGAGAATTACGAAGAAGTCCGCTACGAGGGCTACGGCCCGGGCGGCGTCGCGGTCATCGTCGAGGCGCTGACGGACAACCGCAACCGCACCGCCTCCAACGTACGATCCACCTTCACCAAGGCGGGCGGAGCGCTCGGCGAAACCGGTTCGGTTTCCTTCTCCTTCGATCGCGTCGGTGAAATCACCTACAAGCTTTCCGCCGGCGACGCCGACAAGGTCATGGAAGCCGCGATCGAAGCGGGTGCCGACGACGTCGAGACGGATGAGGAAGGCCACACGATCACCTGCGGTTTCGAGGATATCGGCGAGGTGTCGAAGGCCCTCGAAGGCGCGCTCGGCGAGGCGGAGACCGTGAAGGCGGTCTGGAAGCCGCAGAATACCGTGCCGGTCGACGAGGAAAAGGCACAGTCGCTGATGAAGCTCATCGACAATCTCGAAGACGACGACGATGTCCAGAACGTCTACTCGAACTTCGAGGTTTCCGACGAGGTCCTGGCGAAGCTTTCGGCCTGA
- a CDS encoding LLM class flavin-dependent oxidoreductase, producing the protein MIPFSILDLSPITEGGSIAESLENSQRLAIAAEENGYQRFWLAEHHGMKGIASAATSLVISHVASATRTIRVGSGGIMLPNHSPLVIAEQFGTLAALYPGRIDLGLGRAPGTDMRTAQALRRNMEASANNFPNDVVELQALLGPATEDQKIIAVPGADSNVPIWLLGSSHFSAHLAGMLGLPFAFASHFAPDMLLSALEIYRERFTPSPQLDKPHVMVGVMGVAADTDEEANHLFTSMQQSFVALRRNARGRFPPPVKSMDGLWSQDEKIFVDHAMSYAVVGGPETIRRKIEAFVDLTRADELIVSMPIFDMEARLRSVKLFGGVRRTG; encoded by the coding sequence ATGATCCCCTTTTCCATTCTCGACCTGTCGCCGATCACCGAAGGGGGCAGCATCGCAGAGTCGCTCGAAAATTCGCAGCGGCTGGCAATCGCGGCGGAGGAGAATGGCTATCAGCGCTTCTGGCTGGCCGAACACCATGGCATGAAGGGCATTGCCAGCGCCGCGACGTCTCTCGTGATTTCGCATGTGGCTTCGGCCACGCGGACGATCCGCGTCGGCTCAGGTGGCATCATGCTGCCCAACCATTCACCGCTCGTCATCGCCGAGCAATTCGGCACGCTTGCGGCGCTTTACCCCGGCCGCATCGATCTCGGCCTCGGCCGCGCGCCCGGCACGGACATGAGAACGGCGCAGGCGCTCCGCCGCAACATGGAGGCGAGCGCCAACAATTTCCCCAACGATGTCGTGGAACTGCAGGCGCTGCTCGGCCCGGCGACCGAAGACCAGAAGATCATCGCCGTTCCGGGCGCGGATTCGAACGTGCCGATCTGGCTGCTCGGTTCGAGCCATTTCAGCGCCCATCTCGCCGGCATGCTCGGCCTTCCCTTCGCCTTCGCCTCGCATTTCGCGCCGGACATGCTGCTTTCCGCGCTCGAAATATACCGCGAGCGCTTCACCCCGTCGCCACAGCTCGACAAGCCGCATGTCATGGTGGGCGTCATGGGCGTCGCAGCGGACACGGACGAGGAGGCGAACCACCTCTTCACCTCCATGCAGCAATCCTTCGTCGCGCTTCGCCGCAATGCGCGCGGGCGCTTCCCGCCGCCGGTCAAATCGATGGACGGCCTCTGGAGCCAGGACGAGAAGATTTTCGTCGACCACGCAATGAGCTACGCGGTGGTCGGCGGCCCCGAGACGATCCGCCGAAAGATCGAGGCATTTGTGGATCTCACCAGGGCGGACGAGCTGATCGTCTCAATGCCGATCTTCGACATGGAAGCGCGGTTGCGTTCGGTGAAGCTTTTCGGCGGGGTCCGAAGAACGGGTTGA
- the ruvC gene encoding crossover junction endodeoxyribonuclease RuvC has translation MQNTIRIIGIDPGLRRTGWGVIETLGNSLRFVASGTVTSDGELDLASRLCQLHDGLAEVVHGYQPHEAAVEQTFVNKDATATLKLGQARGIAMLVPARAGLRVAEYAPNAVKKAVIGVGHGEKQQIHMMLKVLMPKAEFKGNDAADALAIAICHAHNRQAVTSRLAALAG, from the coding sequence ATGCAGAATACGATTCGCATCATCGGCATCGATCCGGGCTTGAGGCGCACCGGCTGGGGGGTCATCGAAACGCTCGGCAATTCGCTGCGTTTCGTCGCTTCCGGCACCGTCACTTCCGATGGCGAGTTGGATCTTGCCTCCCGCCTCTGCCAGTTGCATGACGGGCTTGCCGAGGTGGTGCACGGCTACCAGCCGCACGAGGCCGCTGTCGAACAGACCTTCGTCAACAAAGATGCGACCGCCACGCTGAAGCTCGGCCAGGCGCGCGGCATCGCCATGCTGGTGCCGGCCCGGGCGGGCTTGAGGGTCGCGGAATATGCGCCGAACGCCGTCAAGAAAGCCGTGATCGGCGTCGGCCACGGCGAAAAGCAGCAGATACATATGATGTTGAAAGTCCTGATGCCCAAGGCCGAGTTCAAAGGCAACGATGCCGCCGACGCGCTCGCCATCGCCATCTGCCACGCCCATAACAGGCAGGCAGTCACGAGCCGCCTTGCGGCGCTTGCGGGGTAG
- the ruvA gene encoding Holliday junction branch migration protein RuvA, which produces MIGKLKGTIDEIGEDHVVLDVHGVGYVAHCSARTLGKLGSAGEAAVLFIETYVREDQLKLFGFLSALEREWFRLLQSVQGVGSKVALAVLSTLTPGELANAIALQDKTSISRAPGVGPKVAVRIVTELKNKAPAFSGEMAPSIGLKQELGEGVAAAPVADAVSALTNLGYSRDQAANAVAAALKNGGEGGDSAKLIRLGLKELSR; this is translated from the coding sequence ATGATTGGCAAGCTCAAGGGCACGATAGACGAGATCGGCGAGGATCACGTGGTTCTCGACGTGCATGGGGTCGGGTATGTCGCCCATTGCTCCGCGCGCACGCTCGGAAAGCTCGGAAGCGCTGGAGAGGCGGCCGTACTCTTCATCGAGACCTATGTGCGCGAGGATCAGCTGAAGCTGTTCGGGTTCCTGAGCGCGTTGGAGCGCGAATGGTTCCGCCTGCTTCAGAGCGTTCAGGGTGTGGGATCCAAGGTGGCGCTGGCGGTGCTCTCCACGCTGACCCCCGGGGAACTCGCCAATGCCATCGCCTTGCAGGACAAGACGTCGATCTCGCGCGCGCCGGGCGTGGGTCCGAAAGTTGCCGTGCGCATCGTCACCGAACTCAAGAACAAGGCTCCGGCCTTCTCCGGCGAGATGGCACCATCGATCGGCCTCAAGCAGGAGCTCGGCGAAGGCGTTGCCGCAGCGCCGGTTGCGGACGCGGTCTCGGCGCTCACCAATCTCGGCTATTCGCGAGACCAGGCGGCCAACGCCGTTGCGGCTGCGCTGAAAAACGGCGGGGAGGGCGGCGACAGCGCCAAGCTGATCCGCCTCGGCTTGAAGGAACTGTCGCGGTGA
- the ruvB gene encoding Holliday junction branch migration DNA helicase RuvB, producing the protein MSEAARLIAPEKRGEDLDATMRPQTLDEFTGQAEARANLKIFIEAARNRGEALDHVLFVGPPGLGKTTLAQIMAKELGVNFRSTSGPVIAKAGDLAALLTNLEERDVLFIDEIHRLNPAVEEILYPAMEDFQLDLIIGEGPAARSVKIDLAKFTLVAATTRLGLLTTPLRDRFGIPVRLNFYTVEELELIVRRGARLMGLGMTDEGAREIARRARGTPRIAGRLLRRVRDFAEVARAEAVTLKIADEALTRLLVDSMGLDQLDRRYLTMIAQNFGGGPVGIETIAAGLSEPRDAIEDIIEPYLIQQGFIQRTPRGRVLTANAWKHLGLNPPRDVEASQFRLTLEDD; encoded by the coding sequence ATGAGCGAAGCCGCACGTCTGATCGCGCCGGAAAAGCGAGGCGAAGACCTCGATGCGACCATGCGCCCGCAGACGCTCGACGAGTTCACCGGCCAGGCTGAAGCCCGCGCCAATCTGAAGATCTTCATCGAGGCGGCGCGCAATCGCGGCGAAGCGCTCGACCACGTGCTCTTCGTCGGCCCGCCCGGGCTCGGCAAGACGACGCTGGCGCAGATCATGGCAAAGGAGCTCGGCGTCAATTTTCGCTCGACTTCCGGCCCGGTGATCGCCAAGGCCGGTGACCTTGCGGCGCTGCTCACCAATCTCGAAGAGCGCGACGTGCTCTTCATCGATGAAATCCACCGCCTCAATCCGGCCGTCGAGGAAATCCTCTATCCGGCCATGGAGGATTTCCAGCTCGACCTCATCATCGGCGAGGGGCCGGCGGCCCGTTCGGTGAAGATCGATCTCGCAAAGTTCACCCTCGTGGCGGCGACGACGCGCCTCGGACTGCTGACGACGCCGCTGCGCGATCGCTTCGGCATCCCCGTGCGGCTCAATTTCTATACGGTCGAGGAGTTGGAGCTGATCGTCCGGCGTGGCGCGCGGCTGATGGGTCTCGGCATGACCGACGAAGGCGCGCGCGAGATTGCCCGCCGGGCGCGCGGAACGCCCCGCATCGCCGGCCGCCTCCTGCGCCGGGTGCGCGACTTCGCCGAGGTCGCACGGGCGGAGGCCGTGACGCTAAAGATTGCCGACGAGGCGCTGACCCGGCTGCTCGTCGACAGCATGGGTCTCGACCAGCTCGACCGGCGCTATCTGACGATGATCGCCCAGAATTTCGGCGGCGGGCCGGTGGGGATCGAGACGATCGCCGCCGGGCTTTCCGAGCCGCGCGACGCGATCGAAGACATCATCGAGCCCTATCTGATCCAGCAGGGCTTCATCCAGCGCACGCCGCGTGGCCGCGTGCTCACGGCGAATGCTTGGAAGCATCTCGGCCTCAATCCGCCACGGGATGTCGAGGCAAGCCAATTCCGGCTGACGCTCGAGGACGACTGA